In one Cyclopterus lumpus isolate fCycLum1 chromosome 22, fCycLum1.pri, whole genome shotgun sequence genomic region, the following are encoded:
- the stag1a gene encoding cohesin subunit SA-1a: MITSELPVLQDSSNESGATDAVALSMSIGEIEDPEVKGKKKRGRPGKQAPAANKKPRKSPAEKGVGVARGRGKANGVAQHNGDGGDPVTLFEVVKLGKSAMQSVVDEWIESYKQDRDLALLDLINFFIQCSGCKGTVRIEMFRNMQNAEIIRKMTEEFDEDSGDYPLTMPGPLWKKFRYNFCEFISVLIRQCQYSIIYDEYMMDTVISLLTGLSDSQVRAFRHTSTLAAMKLMTALVNVALNLSIHQDNTQRQYEAERNKIAGKRANDKLELLLQKRKELQENQDEIENMMNSIFKGIFVHRYRDAIAEIRAICIEEIGVWMKMYSDAFLNDSYLKYVGWTLHDRQGEVRLKCLKALQNLYTNRELFPKLELFTNRFKDRIVSMTLDKEYDVAVEAIRLVTLILQGSEDALSNEDCENVYHLVYSAHRPVAVAAGEFLHRKLFSRHDPQAEEALAKRRGRSSPNGNLIRMLVLFFLESELHEHAAYLVDSLWESSQELLKDWECMTELLTEEPVQGEEVLSDRQESALIELMVCTIRQAAEAHPPVGRGTGKRVLTAKERKTQIDDKNKLTEHFIMTLPMLLSKYQADSEKVANLLQIPQFFDLDVYSAGRMEKHLDALLKQIRLVVEKHIEMDVLEACSKTYSILCSEEYTIMNRVDIARSQLIDEMTDRFAHSVEGLLQEAEEADDDDIYNVLSTLKRLTAFHNAHDLTRWDLFGNCYRLLKAGIEQGSMPEQIAVQALQCSHYSVLWQLVKITEGAPSKDDLVALRRVVKSFLAVCQQCLSNVNTPVKEQAFMLLCDLLMIFSHQLVTGGRDGLQPLVFNPDMTLQNELLNFVLDHVFVDQDDESQSMEGDEEDEANKIEALHKRRNLLAAFCKLIIFDIVDMHAAADIFKHYMKYYNDYGDIIKETLSKTRQTDKILCAKTLILSLQQLFNELLQDQGPNLDRTSSHVSGIKELARRFALTFGLDQIKTREAVATLHKDGIEFAFKFQNPRGPEFPPINLAFLEVLSEFSSKLIRQDKKTVHSYLEKFMSESMSERREDVWLPLISYRNSLLTGGDEDHMSVTSGSSSKAGSVRSKKGRPPVHKKRIEEESSVEGSWMLRNDTLQTPGALQTPQLTSTVLRENRPAEHMPDPDSEPGSENDFVHNPQMQMSWLGQQKMEEVNRKDRTGMNYIKARSNQGVRQTVRGLMEDDAEPIFEDVMMSSRGQLEDMNEEFEDTMVIDLPPSRNRRERAELRPDFFDSAAMIEDESGFSMPMF; the protein is encoded by the exons ATGATCACCTCGGAGCTTCCTGTCCTACA GGACTCTTCCAACGAGTCTGGGGCGACAGACGCCGTGGCTTTAAGTATGAGCATTGGGGAGATTGAAGATCCGGAAGTGAAGggcaagaagaagagagggaggccTGGAAAACAAGCCCCG GCGGCGAATAAGAAGCCGAGGAAGTCGCCGGCGGAAAAGGGCGTGGGCGTCGCGAGAGGCCGCGGGAAAGCCAACGGCGTGGCTCAACACAATGGAGACGGCGGAGACCCCGTCACGCTGTTCGAGGTGGTCAAACTGGGCAAGAGTGCCATGCAG tctgTGGTGGACGAGTGGATCGAGTCGtacaaacaggacagagacttGGCGCTGCTGGATCTCATCAATTTTTTCATCCAGTGCTCGGGATGCAAAG GCACCGTGAGGATCGAGATGTTCAGGAACATGCAGAACGCAGAGATCATCCGCAAGATGACCGAAGAGTTTGACGAG GACAGCGGCGATTACCCCCTCACAATGCCGGGGCCCCTGTGGAAGAAGTTCCGCTACAACTTCTGCGAGTTCATCAGCGTCTTGATCCGCCAGTGTCAGTACAGCATCATCTACGACGAGTACATGATGGACACGGTGATCTCCCTCCTCACCGGGCTGTCGGACTCCCAAGTGCGAGCCTTCAGACACACCTCCACACTGGCAG CGATGAAGCTGATGACGGCGCTGGTGAACGTGGCGCTGAACCTCAGCATCCACCAGGACAACACGCAGCGGCAGTACGAGGCCGAGAGGAACAAGATCGCCGGCAAGCGCGCCAACGAcaagctggagctgctgctgcagaagaggaaggag cttcaagaaaaccaagatgaaaTAGAGAATATGATGAACTCCATCTTCAAGGGAATCTTTGTGCATCGCTACAG GGACGCCATTGCTGAAATCCGAGCCATCTGTATCGAGGAGATCGGAGTGTGGATGAAGATGTACAGCGATGCTTTTCTGAATGATAGTTACCTGAAATATGTCGGTTGGACGCTACACGATCGG caagGAGAGGTGCGTCTGAAGTGCCTGAAGGCTCTGCAGAACTTGTACACAAACCGAGAGCTGTTCCCCAAGTTAGAGCTGTTCACGAACCGCTTCAAG GACCGTATCGTATCGATGACGCTGGATAAGGAGTACGACGTGGCCGTGGAGGCCATCAGACTGGTCACGCTCATTCTGCA AGGCAGTGAAGACGCCTTATCCAATGAGGACTGTGAGAACGTTTACCACCTGGTCTACTCTGCCCACCGGCCAGTGGCCGTTGCTGCAGGAGAGTTCCTGCACAGAAA ATTGTTCAGTCGTCATGACCCACAGGCAGAAGAGGCGCTGGCGAAGCGCCGAGGGAGGAGCAGCCCCAACGGAAATCTCATCCGCATGCTGGTCCTCTTCTTTCTGGAGAGTGAG CTCCACGAGCATGCGGCCTACCTGGTGGACTCGTTGTGGGAAAGCtctcaggagctgctgaaggaCTGGGAGTGTATGACTGAACTTCTGACGGAGGAGCCTGTGCAGGGAGAGGAGG tgttgtcagacagacaggagagtgCTCTGATAGAGCTGATGGTGTGCACCATCCGACAGGCAGCAGAGGCACACCCACCTGTTGGCAGAGGCACCGGAAAAAGG GTGCTGACGGCGAAGGAGAGGAAGACCCAGATCGACGATAAGAACAAACTGACGGAGCACTTCATCATGACGCTGCCCATGCTTCTGTCCAAG TACCAGGCGGACTCGGAGAAGGTCGCCAACCTGCTGCAGATCCCTCAGTTCTTCGACCTGGACGTGTACAGCGCCGGGCGCATGGAGAAGCACCTGGACGCCCTGCTGAAGCAGATCCGGCTGGTGGTGGAGAAGCACATCGAGATGGACGTGCTGGAGGCCTGCAGCAAGACCTACAGCATCCTCTGCTCCGAGGAGTACACCATCATGAACCGCGTGGACATCGCCCGCTCGCAGCTCATCGACGAGATGACGGATCGCTTCGCACACTCTGTCGAGGGGCTGCTTCAGGAG GCGGAGGAGGCCGACGATGACGATATCTACAACGTTTTATCCACGCTCAAAAGACTCACCGCCTTCCACAA TGCGCACGACTTGACGCGGTGGGATTTATTTGGGAACTGCTACCGGCTGCTGAAGGCGGGCATCGAGCAGGGCTCCATGCCGGAGCAGATCGCCGTCCAGGCCCTGCAGTGCTCCCACTACTCGGTCCTCTGGCAGCTGGTCAAGATCACGGAGGGGGCTCCCAGCAAG gatgacCTGGTGGCTCTCAGGAGAGTGGTGAAGTCTTTCTTGGCTGTCTGCCAGCAGTGCCTGTCTAACGTCAACACACCAGTCAAAgaacag GCGTTCATGCTTCTCTGCGACCTGCTGATGATCTTCAGTCACCAGCTGGTGACCGGCGGCCGGGACGGCCTCCAGCCGCTGGTCTTCAACCCGGACATGACTCTGCAGAACGAGCTGCTCAACTTCGTCCTGGACCACGTCTTCGTCGACCAGGACGATGAGAGTCAGAGCATGG AGGGagacgaggaagacgaggcCAACAAGATCGAGGCGCTCCACAAAAGGAGAAACCTGCTCGCGGCGTTCTGCAAACTCATCATCTTCGACATCGTAGACATGCACGCCGCCGCCGACATCTTCAAACACTACATGAAG TATTATAATGATTATGGCGACATCATCAAGGAGACTCTGAGTAAAACCAGACAGACGGACAAGATTCTCTGTGCCAAGACGCTcatcctcagtctgcagcag CTGTTCAACGAGCTGCTGCAGGACCAGGGCCCCAACCTGGACCGCACGTCGTCTCACGTGAGCGGCATCAAGGAGCTGGCTCGCCGCTTCGCCCTCACCTTCGGCCTGGACCAGATCAAGACCAGAGAGGCCGTCGCCACGCTGCACAA GGATGGAATCGAGTTTGCATTTAAGTTCCAGAATCCTCGAGGACCGGAGTTTCCTCCCATCAACCTGGCCTTCCTGGAGGTCCTGAGTGAATTCTCTTCAAAACTAATCCGCCAAGACAAGAAAACTGT CCACTCGTACCTGGAGAAGTTCATGTCGGAGTCGATGTCGGAGCGTCGGGAGGACGTGTGGCTGCCGCTGATCTCCTACAGGAACAGCCTGCTgacgggaggagacgaggaccaCATGTCGGTCACGTCGGGCTCCAGCAGCAAGGCCGGCTCGGTGCGCAGCAAGAAGGGCCGGCCGCCGGTCCACAAGAAACGCATCGAGG AAGAGAGCAGTGTCGAGGGCTCGTGGATGTTGCGCAacgacacactgcagacaccgGGAGCTCTGCAGACTCCTCAGCTCACCTCGACGGTTCTCCGAGAGAACAGACCGGCGGAACACATGCCCGACCCGGACTCGGAACCCGGATCGGAGAACGACTTCGTACACAA TCCTCAGATGCAGATGTCGTGGCTCGGGCagcagaagatggaggaggtgaaCAGGAAGGACCGGACGGGCATGAACTACATCAAGGCGCGCAGCAACCAGGGCGTCCGGCAGACGGT GCGTGGGTTGATGGAGGATGACGCAGAGCCCATCTTCGAGGacgtgatgatgtcatcgcgGGGCCAGCTGGAGGACATGAACGAGGAGTTTGAAGACACGATGGTGATCGACCTG CCGCCATCGAGGAACCGACGGGAACGAGCAGAATTGAGACCGGACTTCTTTGACTCTGCAGCGATGATTGAGGACGAGTCG GGGTTCAGCATGCCCATGTTCTGA